The segment CAGTCAATGACATCAAACCCTGAAAAATCGTACATATTTACTACAAAGTACCTAAGCTCTCTGACGCAAAAATACTAAGATTTAGGTTTAGGTTTAGGCTGAGGCTTAAGGCGTACTGCCGGGGCATCAGGATTAGATAAATCGAGATAGGCAATACGGTTAGGAGGAACCCGCGAGGGTAATTTTTGCATTTTTGCTAAAACCTGTAATTGCTTAGAGAAGCGATCGCTAAAAGGACCTAAATGAACTACTCCTAGTTGAGTTTTCAGGATCAGGTTACTGGGATCTCGCCAATCAACTTGGATAATTTTCACGGGAGAACCGAGAATTAGAGGATAGATCTCCACCCAGTGGGAACGATACTGTTCCTCAAACCCTAGCACAGTGAGCTTTTGTTTCGTGGCTAGGGGAATTTTTTGGGTGTAGAAGGTTTGCGGAATCCAGACTCCAGTGACATCAAGATAGCCTATCCCTCGACTCGAAGACGCAGCCGCTACAGGTTGCCGTTCTTTGACTGTAATCGTAATTTGAGCGGGGAGCACTTGGCGAGTAATATAAACATCTTTAATCGGCGGTTTCTTTTCGAGAGTTTCTGCTAATT is part of the Rippkaea orientalis PCC 8801 genome and harbors:
- a CDS encoding cell division protein FtsQ/DivIB produces the protein MTDSTFISAQSLKRQRETLRHQRRLKAWQGIWRFCALCGLTGGMLWLISWPHWLIRNQSQIKITGNQLLSEEKIRQLLTINYPRSVWQLPTHQLAETLEKKPPIKDVYITRQVLPAQITITVKERQPVAAASSSRGIGYLDVTGVWIPQTFYTQKIPLATKQKLTVLGFEEQYRSHWVEIYPLILGSPVKIIQVDWRDPSNLILKTQLGVVHLGPFSDRFSKQLQVLAKMQKLPSRVPPNRIAYLDLSNPDAPAVRLKPQPKPKPKS